CCAAATCAGCAATATCGCCTAAGGTTGTTTTTTCTACTTTAGGGGTAGTTTCTTTCTTTTCTTTCTTCGATGCTTTTTTCTTTGTTTCTTGTTCGGTTTCTTTTTTAGCATCTTCGAAAATACGTGTGTGCGAAACAACTATTTTCTTATTTTCTTTTGAAAATTCAATGATTTTAAATTCAGCTTTTTCGTCCACTTTTAATAAAGTACCATCTTCTTTTACAAGGTTTTTAGTAGTAGCTGTTCCTTCAACACCATAAGGTAGTGCAATGGTAGCATTTTTGTCGGTAATATTCATTACGGTACCTTCGTGAATAGAACCAACTGTAAACAAGGTTTCAAATACATCCCATGGATTTTCTTCTACTTGTTTATGGCCTAAACTTAAGCGGCGATTTTCTTTATCAATTTCGAGGATAACCACTTCGAGTTCGTCGCCAATATTACAGAATTCTGCAGGATGTTTAATTTTCTTTGTCCATGAAAGGTCGCTGATATGAATGAGTCCGTCAATGCCTTCTTCGAGTTCAACAAAAACACCAAAATTGGTAAAATTGCGAACGATGCCTTTGTGTTTACTATTAACAGGATATTTCGATTCAATATCGGTCCAAGGATCGGGTTTTAATTGTTTAATGCCTAACGACATTTTGCGTTCTTCACGGTCTAAGGTTAAGATAACTGCTTCTACTTCATCGCCAACTTTCATGAAATCTTGAGCAGAACGCAAGTGTTGCGACCACGACATTTCGGATACATGGATTAAGCCTTCTACACCTGGAGCTATTTCAATGAAAGCGCCATAATCGGCGAGTACAACTACTTTGCCTTTTACTTTGTCGCCAACTTTTAAATTCGGATCTAACGAATCCCATGGATGAGGAGTAAGTTGTTTTAGACCAAGAGCAATACGTTTTTTATCGTCGTCGAAGTCGAGAATAACCACGTTGATTTTTTGATCGAGTTGAACAATTTCTTCAGGATGGTTAATGCGTCCCCAACTTAAGTCGGTAATGTGGATGAGACCATCGATGCCTCCCAAATCGATAAATACGCCGTATGAGGTAATGTTTTTAACGGTACCTTCGAGTACCTGACCTTTTTCGAGTTTAGCAATAATATCGCGTTTTTGAGCTTCGAGTTCTTCTTCGATAAGAGCCTTATGCGATACCACTACGTTTTTGAATTCATTGTTAATTTTAACAATCTTGAATTCCATGGTTTTGTTTACGAAAATATCGTAATCGCGAATGGGTTTAACATCAATTTGCGAACCGGGTAAGAATGCTTCGATGCCAAATACATCGACAATCATACCACCTTTGGTACGACATTTAATATAACCTTTTACAATTTCGTCGTTGTTATAAGCTTCGTTAACACGATCCCATGATTTGAGAGCACGTGCTTTTTTGTGCGATAAAATGAGTTGACCATTGGGATCTTCTTGGGTCTCTACTAAAACTTCTACTTTATCGCCAATTTTTAAATCGGGATTATAACGAAATTCGTTTAAGCTTATAACACCTTCTGATTTGTAACCAATGTTTACAACTACTTCGCGTTTGTTCATGGCTACAACGGTGCCTTCTACTACTTCGTTTTCAACAACGGTTGAGAGCGTTTTTTCGTAAAGGGCTTCTAATCTTTTCTTTTCGTCGGCTTTATAAACAACATCACGTTTGCCTATGCTATCCCAATCGAATTCGGCTAATAAATCTTGCGATTTTTTTGTGATAATGGGTTCGTCATCGCCGTGATATTGTTCTAAGGTTTCAGCTTTTTGCACTGGAAGTTCTTCGGGTGCAATTTCATTTAAAAGACTTTGATTTTTGTAACTTGCTAAGTCTGACAAGTTTTTTTCTTGTTCTTCGATTTCTTGAAGTTTTTCTTTTTTTGCCATTTAATAAGTTTTTTTAATGGTTAGACATTATGTTTTTTCTTCGTTTGAAGAATTTAGGCGGCAAAGTTACAAAAAAAAATAATACAGTAAACTATTTTGTTGATTTTCTTTACAAAAGAAAGAAAAAAGATGTTTTGAGGTGTTTACTTTAGAGTAAAAATAAAGTTAAAAAAATATTTTCTTTTTTTTTCGGAATGGCTTATGTATTTTTGACAAAATTTATTGATAAAAAGCTTGAAAGTTATATCGAAAAAAGCTACCGTTTGTGTAACCAATGATTTAATTTCAGACCAGCGGGTGCATCGTACTTGTCTTGTTTTAATGGAAGAGGGATATTCTGTAATGCTTGTTGGAAGACGGTTTCGACATTCGCAAGCTGTTCATCGACCATATAAGACCTATCGATTTAGACTTTTGTTTAATAAAAAAGCTTTATTTTATGCTGAATACAATATTCGTCTATTACTATTTTTATTATTTAGTCGTAATCATTTAATTGTTTCAAACGATTTAGATACTCTTTGTGCTTGTTTTGTCGCTTCGAAATTAAAAAAGACAAAATTGCTGTACGATAGTCATGAATATTTTACTCAAGTACCTGAGTTGACTCATCGTCGTAAAATTCAAAAAATTTGGAATTATATAGAGCGAAAAATATTTCCTCATTTACCTTTTGCTGTTACCGTAAGCGATTCTATAGCTCAGGCTTATAATCAAAAATATGGTGTACCGGTTTTTACGATTCGTAATTTACCTTTGCTTAAGACATGGAGCCATGAGCAAGTTATTAAAATAAAGGGCGAAAGGGTATTGATGTATCAAGGTGCACTTAATGTTGGGAGGGGGTTAGAATTATTGGTTGATACGATATCATTACTTGACGAGCGTTATGTGCTCTTATTAGCCGGAAGTGGCGATATTGAAAATAATTTGAAAGCAAGAACAAAAAATATGAAACTTGATAATAGAGTAATATTTTTAGGAAAAGTTCCTGCTGAAAAGTTGCACTTTTATACACTTGCAGCCCATTTGGGTTTTTCGCTCGAAGAAGATATGGGCTTAAATTATCGCTATGCACTACCTAATAAACTTTTCGATTATATACAGGCTCATGTTCCGGTAATTTGTTCGGCATTGCCCGAAATAGAAAAAATAGTACTGCACTATAAAGTAGGAAGGTGCTTATCTAAAGAGCAATTAAATGCAAATTATTTAGCAGCGTTTATTAACTCTTTATGGGCAAATCCAGAGCAGTTGAGTGAATGGAAAGAGAATTGCAAAATTGCAGCAGAGGAATTGAATTGGGAAAATGAAAAGCTGAAATTAAAACAAATCTTAAAGGAGTTTATCAATTGATATTTTATATTTAGATGGATTTTCTTTAAATTCGGTAACCGTTATACCCGTTAATTTTTTAAAGGTGGCCGACAAATGATGAACACTCGAAAAATCCATCATATAAGCAATTTCGCTTAATGTGAATTCATTTTGTAAGACAAGTTCTTTTACACGTTCCATTTTATGGAGTAGCATATAACGCTCTAACGTGATTGTGTTTTTTTTAGAAAAAATACGAGATATTTGTTGATAGGTCATATTAAGGCGTTCTACTAAGTATTCAGATTTACGTACAATAGAATCGACATTGTTGGAATAATGTATTAGTTCTACTACGGCTTGTTTTATTTTTTCAACAATCTGATCATCGTGGTCTTTAACAATATCAAATCCGTTTTCTTGTAAAATTGCTCTTAATTCTTTTTCGTCAAAATTGGGTTTTGTAATAGAAATAACGCCTAAACGTATAAAATCAATTTCATATAGATGCTGTTCCAGCGTGTGTTTAAGGTGCTGAATGCAGCAATGACATAACATGTTTTTAATATAGTATGTATGAAATTGATTTTTAGTCATTTATAAGCCAGTGATTTTTTTAATTTCGTTGAGTTTATTTAAAGCTTCGATGGGAGTTAGATTATTGATATCGATATTTTTAATTTGATCGCGTATTTGTTTTAAAACGGGGTCGTCTAGCTGGAAAATAGAAAGCTGATAACCTTCACGTTCGGGTGCAATTTGTCCAATAGGCTTTTTGATGTCGTTTGAAGTGTTATTGCTTTCGAGTTGTTTTAATATTTCTTTACTTCGGTGTACCACACTTTTAGGCATACCGGCCATTTCGGCAACATGTATCCCAAAACTATGTTCGGTTCCACCTGGGATAAGTTTTCTAAGAAAAAGAACCTTATTATTGATTTCTTTTACGCTAACATGAAAATTTTTGATACGATTGAATGATTTTTCCATTTCGTTGAGTTCGTGATAATGGGTAGCAAAAAGCGTACGTGGTTTTCCGTTGGGATATTCGTGTATATATTCGGCTATCGCCCAAGCTATAGAAATGCCATCGTAAGTACTGGTTCCGCGTCCAATTTCATCAAGTAAAATGAGTGAACGTGCCGACAAATTATTTAAAATGGTAGCGGTTTCGATCATTTCTACCATAAAAGTACTTTCGCCTTGCGATATATTATCGCTTGCTCCGACACGAGTAAAAATTTTATCCACTAAACCAATTTTTGCTTCTTTGGCAGGTACAAACGAGCCCATTTGAGCCAGTAAAACTATAATAGCGGTTTGACGCAATAAAGCCGATTTCCCCGACATGTTTGGGCCCGTAATAACGATAATTTGCTGGTTATCTGAATCGAGGTAAATATCGTTAGGAATAAAAGGTTTGTCGGCGGGGAGTTGTTTTTCGATAACCGGATGTCGTCCTTCCTTGATATCAATTATAAAACTTTCGTTAAGCTCTGGTTTGGTGTAATTATTTTCTATGGCAATAGTGGCTAACGACTGAAAACAATCGAGTTTAGAGATGATACCTGCATTGAGTTGAAGGGTGGGTACAAACGTAATAATTTCATTTAACAATTCTTGAAAGAGTTGTGATTCAATGGCTAATATTTTTTCTTCGGCACCAAGTATTTTTTCTTCGTATTCTTTTAGCTCTTGAGTAATATAACGCTCGGCACTTACAAGTGTTTGTTTGCGAATCCATTCGGGCGGAACTTTGTCTTTGTGAGTATTTCGAACTTCGATATAATAACCAAAAACATTATTAAAACTAACTTTAAGCGAGGGAATACCGGTTCTTAAACTTTCGCGATTTTGTAGTTCATTTAAGTATTCTTTGCTGTTATATAATATCTCTCGCAATTGGTCGAGTTCTTGATTTACACCACTTTTTATGACATTCCCTTTATTGATAAGGGCAGGGCATTCGGGATTCATTTGTTGATGTATTTTATGGGTGAGTAAGAGGCAGTCGTTTAATTGCTCGATGAGCGAATAAAAGGGAGTTTGAGGTGAGAAAAGTTTTTTTATGTTTTGAATTGCAACAAGGGCATTATAAATTTGAATTACATCGCGAGGACCCGCTTTTGCTATGGAAACTTTTGAAATAAGCCGTTCTAAATCGCCAATTTGTCGAAGTTGAATGACTAAGTCATCAATTAGATCTTTGTGTTTTACAAAAAAATCTACTATTTGTAGGCGATTATTTATAGAAACAATATTTTTAAGTGGAAAAGCGAGCCAACGTTTTAATAAACGCGCCCCCATAGGAGTTTGGGTTCGGTCTAAAATTTCGATAAGCGTTTTAGCGTTTTCGTTTGGAGAGTACAATAATTCTAAATTACGAAGCGTAAACTTATCAATCCATACATATTCTTCATGATAAAGTCTTGATATATTGCTAATATGCTTAAGCTTATCGTGTTGCGTAGCATCGAGATATTGCAAAATAGCCCCTGCAGCAGCTATGCCGACCGAAAAATCGCCAATTCCAAAGCCTTTGAGCGATTCTACTTCGAAATGACGGGTAAGACGTTCATAAGAGGTTTCGTAAGTAAAATACCAATCGTCGAGTTTATATAAATAATATTGCTGATTGAGCCATGTATGTATAAATTCATGTTGGCTGCGTTCGTAAAGTATTTCTTTAGGCTGAAAGCTTTGTAATAATTTTTCGATTTGTTCATCGGTTCCTTCGGTAGTTAAAAATTCACCGGTTGATATGTCTAGTAGTGCAATACCAAAATTTTTCTTTTCAAAATATAGAGCAGCTAAAAAATGATTTTCGCGATTTGAGAGTGCATTTTCATGTGTAACAATACCGGGCGTAATAAGTTCTGTAACGCCACGTTTAACAATAGTTTTGGCTAGTTTGGGATCTTCGAGCTGATCGCAAATAGCTACACGCTGTCCAGCACGTACCAGTTTGGGCAGGTAGGTGTCGAGTGCATGGTAAGGGAAACCAGCTAATGCCATTTCTGAAGCATAACCATTGTTTCGGCTGGTAAGTGTAATGCCTAGTATGGCGGCTGTTTTTACGGCATCGTCGCCAAATGTTTCGTAAAAATCGCCCACTCTAAACAACAAAATAGCATCGGGGTATTTTGCTTTGAAGCTATTATATTGCTTCATTAAGGGAGTTGAATCGTTCGATACCATAAAAATAAATAATGAATGCAAATTTAAGTAAAAATAAATTTGAAAATAAAATATGTTAAAAAGTAGATAATAAAACCCGCCTCGTTATTAGTTTAATAACGAGACGAGACGAACCACTTGATTTAGTTGGGATGACCCCGATTTAGGGATGGTTTTAATTCTAATATTGAATTTGATTACAAGCACTTTGTTGTTTATGCATTTCTAATGCGTAATTTCCTATAAAAACATTGCTATTTTTATCGGCCTGGTTGAATTTGTTTATTTATTTTCTTGGTTTTAATCTATCTACTTATTTAAAGAACTTGACTTTGGCAATTCTTTTAATTTATCCCAATCTTGGTGAATAAAAGCTAGTTTTTTTGCTCGTCATTCTGAGCTTGTCGAAGAATGACCCCAATGCTCATTTTGGTTTGTGTATGGAAATACCTCGACAGGCTCGGTATGACATTGGGTGTAAGGTTTATTCTTCTAAAAATATTACTATTTTTATCAGTATAATTGAATTTGTTTATTCATCGTACTTGGGATAAAAACATATTCAGGACTTATTTTTACAGATAATGCTAAACCATTTATATATAAAAAAGCCCCCAAAATGGAGGCTCTTATGAATTTAGAAATTTAGGATATAACTTTTAATCTTTTATATCAAAGAAATTTTTCAATGATTCATAATTGTTAAGAATAATGTTAGCTTTCTTTGCTTTTGCTAGGCTAACACCATCAATTACAACAACTTTTATACGCATTGAGGAAGGTTGTGCAGGTAAAAGTCCATCACTATCATAAATTACTACTCTTATTACATTAAGACCCACATTATAATTATACGTGGTAAAATAATTATTGTGGGGGCTAATAAATGGCATATTTAGCCAAACATTTGATTGTGCAGGGCTTTCTAAAAAAACTCTTACATCACCATTTTCTAAAATACTATTAGTAATTCTGCTGTCAATTATGTCCTTATACCAAATAGTATTATCAGTATCCCATGATGATATTGTATAAGTTATACTGGTAACATTGGCATTACCATCCTTACCAGCTGGACCTTGTGGTCCCATAGGACCTTCTTTTTTGCAACTTGTAAAAAATACTAAACCAGCTAATAGCATTACAACTGAAAATAAATTTAAAGTTCTCATAATCTATAAATTTTAAAGTTTATTATTATAATTAAAATACTTTACATCAGTAGTATTTATTATTTTAGATTTTATTGTATTGTATTCTTTTTTATCAATTTCTTTATATTCTTTAATCTCTCCACTATGATTTAATTTAACAATTAAATATTCTGGCATTTTAACTGTATTATCTGTTAAACTTGGATCAATTAAAGGAGTTCCTTCAACTACATACATATGCTGCCCATATACTAATGCCCACCAATATTTATGATATACTACACCATCTACTAATGCAATTGCTCCAGGTACTTTTTCCAATGCCCTATCAATGGCCTCCTTCATGTTAGGAATACCAGTCGGAAAATAAATAATTAAATGCACTATATCAGTTCCTTCTGTTCTTGTTTTAGAACGTGTAAATGTACTAGCTTTAGATAAATCTACATTTTTTGTAGAAACAATTGTAAAATCAAGCATTCTTTGTGAACAACTTGATAATAATAATACTGAAACTGTTAATAAAAAGATTTTTTTCATAACATAAAATTTTATTGGTTAATAAGTGCAAAAATATGCACAAAAATTTAAATGTGCAAATTTTTATACACTTTTTTTTAAAAAATTAATCATAAATAATTATCTTAAAACAAAAAATGAATGAAGAGCCAATTGGTAAGCAGATAAAAAAACTTATTAAGTTGAAAGGATTTAAAGTAACTGAATTTGCACGGTTGATCAATTGTTCGCGTAGAACCATGTATGAAATATTTCAGCGAAACCATATCGATACAGAAATGTTGCAACGAATGTCGGAAGTCTTAAAAATTAATTTATTTGAAGAATTGGCTGAAAAAACTGAAGAGAAAATAATAGAAAGTGAGCAAAATAATGCACAGTCGTTAAAGTCCTTATTAAATGAGGATATTAAGACAGATAAAGATTTATTATCCTTTTTTGATAAGGGAAATACAGATGTGCATTTTTTTTCAGTTCCCAATAAAGATGAACTAATTTTTAATAAAAATGGAAAAAAACATTCTAATAATTCGCAAAGACCATTAAAACAAAGTTATGAAGAAAAAATATTAGCCCAACTTGAATTATTAAATGAACATTTTGAAAAAATTATATCCTTATTGTCAGAAATAAATCAACGGCTGAAACAATAATAAACAAGTTGAAGATTAAGAAATAGACTGTTGAAATTAAAAATATACAAGTTTAAATTTTGAAATAACATGTTTACAAATTCTTTATCTATTAAATTATAAAATCATTATAAAACTCTTTTTTGACACTCCAATTCTTATCATATTATTGAAAAGAACAAGCAATTTATAAATAATTGAAAATAAAATTTTTTTATTTCAATAACGAATTCCATTATTTTTAGTTTCACAAAGAACTCATTTTATTAGCATAGTTCTATAATTGTGTATATGCATCTATAAATATGCAGATCTGTATTTTTATCTAATGAAATTTTGTACTTTTGTCAAAACAATATTTTGTGTCAAGACTAATTTCTATCGTTAT
The sequence above is a segment of the Bacteroidales bacterium genome. Coding sequences within it:
- the rpsA gene encoding 30S ribosomal protein S1, translating into MTKKSQDLLAEFDWDSIGKRDVVYKADEKKRLEALYEKTLSTVVENEVVEGTVVAMNKREVVVNIGYKSEGVISLNEFRYNPDLKIGDKVEVLVETQEDPNGQLILSHKKARALKSWDRVNEAYNNDEIVKGYIKCRTKGGMIVDVFGIEAFLPGSQIDVKPIRDYDIFVNKTMEFKIVKINNEFKNVVVSHKALIEEELEAQKRDIIAKLEKGQVLEGTVKNITSYGVFIDLGGIDGLIHITDLSWGRINHPEEIVQLDQKINVVILDFDDDKKRIALGLKQLTPHPWDSLDPNLKVGDKVKGKVVVLADYGAFIEIAPGVEGLIHVSEMSWSQHLRSAQDFMKVGDEVEAVILTLDREERKMSLGIKQLKPDPWTDIESKYPVNSKHKGIVRNFTNFGVFVELEEGIDGLIHISDLSWTKKIKHPAEFCNIGDELEVVILEIDKENRRLSLGHKQVEENPWDVFETLFTVGSIHEGTVMNITDKNATIALPYGVEGTATTKNLVKEDGTLLKVDEKAEFKIIEFSKENKKIVVSHTRIFEDAKKETEQETKKKASKKEKKETTPKVEKTTLGDIADLAALKDQLQNKEKK
- a CDS encoding glycosyltransferase, coding for MKVISKKATVCVTNDLISDQRVHRTCLVLMEEGYSVMLVGRRFRHSQAVHRPYKTYRFRLLFNKKALFYAEYNIRLLLFLLFSRNHLIVSNDLDTLCACFVASKLKKTKLLYDSHEYFTQVPELTHRRKIQKIWNYIERKIFPHLPFAVTVSDSIAQAYNQKYGVPVFTIRNLPLLKTWSHEQVIKIKGERVLMYQGALNVGRGLELLVDTISLLDERYVLLLAGSGDIENNLKARTKNMKLDNRVIFLGKVPAEKLHFYTLAAHLGFSLEEDMGLNYRYALPNKLFDYIQAHVPVICSALPEIEKIVLHYKVGRCLSKEQLNANYLAAFINSLWANPEQLSEWKENCKIAAEELNWENEKLKLKQILKEFIN
- a CDS encoding helix-turn-helix domain-containing protein, with protein sequence MTKNQFHTYYIKNMLCHCCIQHLKHTLEQHLYEIDFIRLGVISITKPNFDEKELRAILQENGFDIVKDHDDQIVEKIKQAVVELIHYSNNVDSIVRKSEYLVERLNMTYQQISRIFSKKNTITLERYMLLHKMERVKELVLQNEFTLSEIAYMMDFSSVHHLSATFKKLTGITVTEFKENPSKYKISIDKLL
- the mutS gene encoding DNA mismatch repair protein MutS, giving the protein MKQYNSFKAKYPDAILLFRVGDFYETFGDDAVKTAAILGITLTSRNNGYASEMALAGFPYHALDTYLPKLVRAGQRVAICDQLEDPKLAKTIVKRGVTELITPGIVTHENALSNRENHFLAALYFEKKNFGIALLDISTGEFLTTEGTDEQIEKLLQSFQPKEILYERSQHEFIHTWLNQQYYLYKLDDWYFTYETSYERLTRHFEVESLKGFGIGDFSVGIAAAGAILQYLDATQHDKLKHISNISRLYHEEYVWIDKFTLRNLELLYSPNENAKTLIEILDRTQTPMGARLLKRWLAFPLKNIVSINNRLQIVDFFVKHKDLIDDLVIQLRQIGDLERLISKVSIAKAGPRDVIQIYNALVAIQNIKKLFSPQTPFYSLIEQLNDCLLLTHKIHQQMNPECPALINKGNVIKSGVNQELDQLREILYNSKEYLNELQNRESLRTGIPSLKVSFNNVFGYYIEVRNTHKDKVPPEWIRKQTLVSAERYITQELKEYEEKILGAEEKILAIESQLFQELLNEIITFVPTLQLNAGIISKLDCFQSLATIAIENNYTKPELNESFIIDIKEGRHPVIEKQLPADKPFIPNDIYLDSDNQQIIVITGPNMSGKSALLRQTAIIVLLAQMGSFVPAKEAKIGLVDKIFTRVGASDNISQGESTFMVEMIETATILNNLSARSLILLDEIGRGTSTYDGISIAWAIAEYIHEYPNGKPRTLFATHYHELNEMEKSFNRIKNFHVSVKEINNKVLFLRKLIPGGTEHSFGIHVAEMAGMPKSVVHRSKEILKQLESNNTSNDIKKPIGQIAPEREGYQLSIFQLDDPVLKQIRDQIKNIDINNLTPIEALNKLNEIKKITGL
- a CDS encoding lipoprotein, producing MKKIFLLTVSVLLLSSCSQRMLDFTIVSTKNVDLSKASTFTRSKTRTEGTDIVHLIIYFPTGIPNMKEAIDRALEKVPGAIALVDGVVYHKYWWALVYGQHMYVVEGTPLIDPSLTDNTVKMPEYLIVKLNHSGEIKEYKEIDKKEYNTIKSKIINTTDVKYFNYNNKL
- a CDS encoding helix-turn-helix domain-containing protein, whose translation is MNEEPIGKQIKKLIKLKGFKVTEFARLINCSRRTMYEIFQRNHIDTEMLQRMSEVLKINLFEELAEKTEEKIIESEQNNAQSLKSLLNEDIKTDKDLLSFFDKGNTDVHFFSVPNKDELIFNKNGKKHSNNSQRPLKQSYEEKILAQLELLNEHFEKIISLLSEINQRLKQ